A segment of the Streptomyces sp. NBC_01235 genome:
GCTCGGCGAAGAACTCGTCGGGCCAGTCGTAGGCCTCGGCCTGGACGTCCTGGGGCATCGCGAGGGTGACCGCGCCCGTCTCCACCGGGTCGGTGAGGACGCGCATGGCCTGGAGGGCTGCCGGAATCAGGGCTTCCGGACGGGTGATCCGGTCGAAGTACCTCGACACCGGGCGCAGGGTGTCGTTGACCGACACATCGCCCGCGTAGGGGACCTCGAGCTGCTGGAGGACCGGGTCGGCGACGCGGGTCGCGAAGATGTCACCCGGGAGGAGGAGCACCGGGAGGTGGTTGACGGTCGCCAGGGCGGCACCCGTCACCAGGTTGGTCGCGCCGGGGCCGATGGAGGTCGTCACCGCATGGGTGGAGAGGCGGCCCGACTGGCGGGCGTAACCGACGGCCGCGTGGACCATCGACTGCTCATTGCGACCCTGGTGGAACGGCATCTCGTCGCCGTACTCGATCAGCGCCTGGCCGAGGCCCGCGACGTTGCCGTGGCCGAAGATGCCCCAGGTCGCGCCGATCAGCCGCTGCCGTACGCCGTCGCGCTCCGTGTACTGGGCGGCGAGGAAGCGGACGAGTGCCTGGGCGACCGTCAGCCTCGTCGTCGAGGTCGTCGAGGTCGTCGAGGTCATCGGTAACCCCCTGTGCTTTCTACGTGGTCCGGGTGGAAGCAGATCCGCCACTCCCGTGTCTCGCCGGGTCCGGCCATGACGTTCAGGTAGTACATGGCGTGCCCGGGCTGGGCGATGGCCGGGCCGTGCCAGCCGTCGGGGACGAGGACGGCGTCACCGGAGCGGACCTCGGCGAGGACGTCGGATCCGCCCTCGCGCGAAGGGGACACGCGCTGGTAGCCGAAGCCGTGCGGGCCGTCGATCTCGAAGTAGTAGATCTCCTCGAGCTCGGCCTCCTCGCCCGGCCGGTACTCGTCGTGCTTGTGCGGCGGGTACGAGGACCAGTTGCCGCCGGGGGTGATCACCTCGACGGCGATCAGCCTGTCGCAGTCGAAGGCGTCGGCGGAGGCGAAGTTGCGCACCAGACGGGCGCAGTTGCCGCTGCCGCGCTCTTCGACGGGGACCTCCGGCGCGGGGCCGTAGCGGGCGGGGAGTTGTCGCTCGCACTTCGCTCCTGCCAGGGCGAAGCGGCCTCCCGCGCCGGAGGCGATCATGGCCTGGGAGTCGCGGGGAACGTACGCGAAGTCGGAGACCGACGCGAACACCGTTTCCCTGCCCAGGAGTTGGAACTCTTTTCCGTCTGTTTGTACGGCACATCCGCCTTCGAGGGGAAGCACGATCCACTCACTGTCGCCCGTGGTGAAGGTGTGCGTGCCACCCGGCGCCAGCTCGACGATCCGCAGGCTGCTGTAGCCCCAGCCGGCCCGCTTGGGGTCGATGTCGAGCGCGTAGTGGGCGTCGGCAGTGGCGCCGCGCGGGATGTACAGGTCCTTCTTCGTGGTGTGCGGCTCTGTGTTCGTCATGTGGCCCTCACAGCAGTCCTACGGCGGTGTCCACGGCGGCGGCGACGTCCCCGTCGGCCGGGTACAGCAGCGAGCGGCCGACCACCAGGCCCCGGACGGTGGGGAGTTGCAGCGCCCCGCGCCACTTCTCGTACGCCCTGGCCTGTTCCTCGACGGTGCCACCGACCTCGCCGCCCAGCAGGACGGCGGGCAGCGTGGAGGTCTCCATGACCTCGGCCATGTCGTCGGGGTTGTCGGTGACGGGGACCTTCAGCCAGGTGTAGGCCGAGGTGCCGCCCAGGCCCGAGGCGATGGCGATCGACTTGGTGACGGCCTCGGCACTGAGGTCGTTGCTCACCTTGCCCTCGGGGGTGCGCCGGCTGATGAAGGGCTCGACGAAGAGGGGGAGTTTACGGGCGGCCATGTCGTCGATGGCGCGGGCCGTGGACTCCAGGGTGGTGAGGGAGCCCGGGTCGTCGTAGTCGATGCGCAGGAGCAGCTTGCCCGCGTCGAAGTTCAGGCGCTCGATGTCCTCGGGGCGGTGACCGGTGAACCGGTCGTCCAGCTCGAAGACGGAGCCCTGCAGGCCGCCCCGGTTCAGCGAGCCCATGACGACCTTGCCGTCGAGGGCGCCGAGGAGCAGCAGGTCGTCCAGGATGTCGGCGGTCGCGAGGACGCCGTCCACACCGGGGCGGGACAGCGCCAGCACCAGACGTTCGAGCAGGTCGGCGCGGTTGGCCATGGCCAGCTTGTTCTCGCCGACGCCGAGCGCGCCACGGGCCGGGTGGTCGGCGGCGACGATCATCAGGCGCCCGGAGTCGCCCAGCAGCGGCCTGCGCGGGCGGCGGGCGGCCGCCTCGGCGATCGCCTCGGGGTACTGCGTGCGCAGCCGGACGAGTTCGGAGACGTCGACGGTCGTCACAGAACGGCTCCTGCCTCGATCGCCGCTTCCACTTCGTCCGGCGTCGGCATCGCGGAGGAGCACTCCAGGCGGGAGGCGACGATGGCGCCGGCGGCGTTGGCGTGGCGCATGATCTTCTCCAGGTCCCAGCCCGCGAGCAGACCGTGGCAGAGGGAGCCGCCGAAGGCGTCACCGGCGCCGAGGCCGTTGAGGACGTTCACCGGCAGCGGCGGGACCTCGGCGGACTCGCCCTTGCTGTTGACGGCCAGGACGCCCTTGGGACCCTGCTTGACGACGGCGAGCTCGACGCCGGCGTCCAGCAGCGCCTGCGCCGCGGCCCGCGGTTCGCGCACGC
Coding sequences within it:
- a CDS encoding Cgl0159 family (beta/alpha)8-fold protein encodes the protein MTTVDVSELVRLRTQYPEAIAEAAARRPRRPLLGDSGRLMIVAADHPARGALGVGENKLAMANRADLLERLVLALSRPGVDGVLATADILDDLLLLGALDGKVVMGSLNRGGLQGSVFELDDRFTGHRPEDIERLNFDAGKLLLRIDYDDPGSLTTLESTARAIDDMAARKLPLFVEPFISRRTPEGKVSNDLSAEAVTKSIAIASGLGGTSAYTWLKVPVTDNPDDMAEVMETSTLPAVLLGGEVGGTVEEQARAYEKWRGALQLPTVRGLVVGRSLLYPADGDVAAAVDTAVGLL
- the iolB gene encoding 5-deoxy-glucuronate isomerase, with the translated sequence MTNTEPHTTKKDLYIPRGATADAHYALDIDPKRAGWGYSSLRIVELAPGGTHTFTTGDSEWIVLPLEGGCAVQTDGKEFQLLGRETVFASVSDFAYVPRDSQAMIASGAGGRFALAGAKCERQLPARYGPAPEVPVEERGSGNCARLVRNFASADAFDCDRLIAVEVITPGGNWSSYPPHKHDEYRPGEEAELEEIYYFEIDGPHGFGYQRVSPSREGGSDVLAEVRSGDAVLVPDGWHGPAIAQPGHAMYYLNVMAGPGETREWRICFHPDHVESTGGYR